The following nucleotide sequence is from Desulfobacterales bacterium.
GAGCTTCAAAAGGATGAATTCGAAAACTTGAGGTCACAAATTGTGACCTCAAGTTGGGGTGGGACAAGATATCTGCCAATGGCATTCACCGAGCAGGGCGTGGCCATGCTCTCAAGTGTGCTGAACAGCACAAGAGCCATTAAGGTAAACATCCAGATTATGCGAGCCTTTACCAAACTCAGGGAAATGCTGTCGACACATGACGATCTTAAGAAAAAAATCGAGGTAATGGAAAAAAAGTATGACCAGCAGTTTCAGGTTGTCTTTGAGGCAATCAAACAGCTCCTTGAAACAGAGGCAAAACCCAGGAAAAAGATCGGTTTTACCGTAAAAGAAAAACAGAAGGCTTATGCCAAATCGAAAGATTTGAAAAGTAGTTGATGATTGAAGT
It contains:
- a CDS encoding ORF6N domain-containing protein: ELQKDEFENLRSQIVTSSWGGTRYLPMAFTEQGVAMLSSVLNSTRAIKVNIQIMRAFTKLREMLSTHDDLKKKIEVMEKKYDQQFQVVFEAIKQLLETEAKPRKKIGFTVKEKQKAYAKSKDLKSS